tcttttaaaaccaaATGTTCTGCtcataaataaaagtaatttaCAGTATGCAcattataaatattaataatagaAAGGACATAATGAATTTCACTGGATTATCATTCTGTGAATAACTGGAGCTGCTTTTAAAGAAGATGTTTCAGTGCTGCGTGGTGACGTCCTCGGTCTGCTCCCTGTCCTGTCAGACAGATAAAAAGCGGCAGACTGAAGCTGGAGACGGTGGACGACCTGTTTCAACATCCTGCAAGCTGAGGAAGAAACGGAGAGAGAGGAAGACCTCCGGTCCACAAGAAGGAGCAGCCAGAGCCTGAGACCGTGGTAACAGTTTAGGCCGACTTTTGACTTCCTGAATTTGCTTTGATTTCCTATTTGGAACTCATATTATCAGCAATATTATACACTTTAATGACAGCAGATATTTGAAGGAAAGGCAGCTCAGTGTAATGAAATCTGGCATTCACAGACTGGAACTGGACTGAAATTAATGACACTTAAGAAGTTAATATTAGTGAAACTTCTACAGCATTAAGTTGGTTGCTCATTCTCTCCAATCATGTAAGGTATAAATACATATTCTATTGGATTGAATGcacaataaatgcattcatGAGAGTCTGTTGCCTTTTTAAGCAGcacacagctgaaaaaaaagccTCTCTTATGGCATGCTCCGAGGTGTACTGCTCttttcttctgtattttttaattaaagttccCTTGCACACATCTTCCAGCCAGAGATGGTGGATGAGCAGCTGTTCCTGACAGCAGCCATGGAGAACAAACTGCCTGTGGTGGAGAAGTACCTGTCTGATGGAGGAAACCCTGATGCAAGCGACAACGTGAGTGTCCCACAGCGATGTCTGCCTGCAGCAGCTCACAATCTCAAGAATAAGCATGTTGATGtaatgctatttatttattttaaaagagctTAGACTGCACGATAATCTATGCTGTCTAACATCCAGTTCCAGAGAACAGCTCTGCACAAAGCTTCTTTCAAAGGTCACGTAGAGGTCATGAAAAGACTTCTGGAGGCTGGAGCAGTCATGGAGAAAAAAGACAAGGTGAGCAAGTTTTAAAAAGCCACGCCTTCTCCTTTCCCTCGTTTATGTTCCCTACACACACagaatcactgtgtgtgtgtgtggttgttgtgtgtgtgtgtgtgtgtgtgtgtgtgtgtgtgtgtgtggtgtgtgtttcaGCTGGAGGCCACAGCAGTCCACTGGGACTGCAGAGGAGGCAGCCTGCCGGCCTTGCAGCTCCTCCTGGACCGAGGAGCTAAGTTCACCTCCAGAGACAAGGTTTGTCCAAAGCTGCGAgttcttattttgaaaattactTTTGCCCCACCTAGTGGTGGCTGAGAGCACGCACCTCACAGCACTCTCCCAGGGAAAACATAAAAGTATTTTCACAAAATGCTGGCACAGTTTAGACCTTTAATGTTTTGGTGACATTTAATATTAGATATTTTCTTCTATTAATATGgaaatcccccccccctcccccagctGCACAGCACTCCCTCTCCACGTTGCTGTGAGGACAGGACACTGCGAGTGTGCTGAGCACCTCATTCACTGTGGAGCAGACCTGAACGCCAAAGACAGAGTAAGGACTAAacaaagcagcaacagcagggACGTCTCTGTGGCTGCATGcatcctttatatacagtctacaaTTAGGACATGAAGGTAATGCAGCCTCAGGTGATACTACAAGTGATCCTGCAGGTGATCCTGCAGGTGATCCTACAGGGGGGCTGAGTCAGCAGCAGTAAAATGTGATGCAACCAACACCAATACATGCGAGGTTTGGACTTACAGTAACAGAGATAATTATTTGGGCAACCTGCAGTAAACAGCTTGTCATGTGTTTGGACCTGAAGTTTAGTGCCGTATTTTTGCAATATACAGAACGAGTTTGGTTTGTTGCTCAGCTGCTGAGATCTTTTTCCCTCTGTGGTTTATTTCTCCCTGAATTTGGGCcaattaataattaaatcaCCTGAGTCCTGATACCTGTGATCCATGATTACATAAGCTAAGATAATGATGACAGCCTATAAAAACTTCCCTCCAGTCTCAGGTTCTTTCTTTAGCTGAGATGTCGGTTTTCCCCCTGGCTGTAGGAACGGAGACACACCCATGCACGATGCGTGAGAATAAACCGATTCAAGATGATCAAACTGTTGATGATGTACGGGCCAGTCTTCATACAAAGACTGTGTGAGTACACAGCAGCTCCTCTGGAGATTCACAACACTTAATATATACCTAGAGAAGTACTTAATTACAAGAGACAGTCTTAAATTAGTGTTTAAACATTAGAACAAAGCTCATCTATGTATCATAATTAAAAGTACATCTTTGGAAAGATTAAAACTGAAGCATAGAGAGACCATGAACAGCAaagaggacaaacaaaaaaaaaaaaagtcaatgagacaTAAATAACAAACAAGGAGTGAAAAGAGGGAAGAGGAACacttcagtgcatcatgggaagcccccagcaggatgagcctctagcagcgtaactaagggatggttccgggtcacctgatccagctcctAAATTTAAAAGTCTGTTCCTGACCCGACTGGGAACCTGGTTCCACGAagaagggcctgaaagctgaaggctctgcctcccatttagTTTAGAAACTCTAAAAACAGCCgataagcctgcagtctgagagcgaagtgctctgctGCAATAAAACGGATAATTTGAGGTCTTTAAGTTACGTTGGGATCTGATTATTCAGGACTCTGCACCATCCATGCTGAAGCTGATGTGCTGCAGGGTAATGTGACTGAGGGTCACAGTCACCTGATTCTTATTAAATTATAACTGGGTTTGGGAGACAAGCATCAAAAGAAAGTAGCTTTTCTATCTGCAGTTAATACTTCATGTATGGTCCTGTTCTGGAAGCCCTATGCTCTTTAATCTGCAGACATGGAAACCCTGAAGCAAACAGTAAGATCTGAGCCCATTAGAGAGCagtcatcagtgacagcagacaCGACTAGTCAGACAGAGCCTGAACGGCAGAGGCGGGATGCAGAGCAACTTCATATGAGAAACAACTATAGGCAGATAAATAGCATCAGCAGGGCAATTACCTGCAGTGGCTGGccctgagatcagctgatctacCTGTGTTGCAGGCTCAGCTCAGCCTTGAAGCCTACATGAACTAACTTGATGGAACTTTACTCGTGTCAAGTGCCTCAAAATTGCACTCAAATACCTTCATTTAGTCTTATGTGTGTAGTTAAAGCAGACAAATGTGTGCAAACTCCCCAGAATGGTACTGTTTCAATTCCCAGTGTTGAATACACCTCAGGTTTTCTTAAAAAATAGGAAGGACTTTAGGTCATGGCCTTGAGAACAGCTCTAAGAACTGTTCCTTCACCACACGTAACCCAGTCAGGGTGAGCCATCTGCAGGGAAAACAACACTCCACTTTTCCAGTTTTCATTGACgttttcctgtgtttgtttttccccgTGCAGGATGGAAAACTCCGATGAGACATTGTATTCATGGCAGAAGTGGAGCCAAAGCCTCCTGTGCAACTTCAGCGAGGAGAAGCCCGATCAGTAGAAGCCGAGTCAGTCCAGTAAAGTCAAACTGAAACGGAGCCGCGGGATCTCGTGACCACGCTGAGGTCCATGAAGGGCAAAGTCCACTTTATCCAGAGAAGCTTTCCGAAGTGTGGACGCTGTTTTCCAGTCTCACGCGCTAACTCACAGACATTACGTTCCTCAGGAAATTGGGTGACAGGTGTTACCTTGTACCTGTATCTCCTCCTAGTTCAGGGATTTAATTTGGAACAGTTGAGGCAGATTCACCTTTGACCTGCTGAGTTTTTTCAGGATTCATTTTCCTCATATGATATGAGTGCATGACGTGTATGGTCACATTGGAGACCAGAGTGAAGGAACCTTTGatcaaaaatgtgaaatgtaatCAGGATGATGTCGTTATTAGCTCTGATAGATTCACTGATATTGCTGGACAATGTCTCGGAGGACAGTACAGAGATGTGCTTTTCCTTTCCTGTGTTCTTACTTTAAGCTGAGTTAAAGTCTAGCATCGGAAGGTGACTTGTTTATTGATTAATGGCATTTCAGTATCAGACTTCATTAACTTTGTTCTGTCTGCCCAACAATCCACTTAACAGCTGAGTGACTGATTATGTGGCAGTtggtttattgatttttttaatggtcaGAGTACTAACTAAATATGTACAGTATAGTTAAATTTATTAGCATATTAGCAAAAAGCAGTGAGTAGATTCAATGTAAAACTTAGattgtttaataaaaatgtgcagCTCAGTAAGATGATCCAAGTTCTTTGGTCTTCTGTGTTTTGACTAGATGAGACGGGATGAAGTAGGTTTTTGAGTCAGGTTGATGAAGCGTTCTCcaccttatttttatttctgtttaactCGGTAATCTGTGTCTGGACGTGGGTTTGAAACGTGGACGTCGGTGCTGCACCCGCTGGTTCATGGAGGACATTTAAAAGCTGTGACTTCAGCTGTTTGGCCTTGGCCATCTCGGGTGTTTGAAAGCGCTAACTCTTCTTGTTACAGATAAATGTAACTATAGCATCAAAATGAACATCCTGTTGTATTTTCCTTTGAAACTAAGAACTGAAAATCGTCgcccccctgctggccattaagaTGAATGCACGTTTGAGGCACTTTCACACCTGATAGCTTTACACACAATTTTCCTTTCCATATAATAGATATTACTGTAAAATCGGCTACATCAGACCTGTTCTCCCAGCACATGCTTTAGATCAGTGTCCAAAGTGCTCCTCTTTGGAGCCTCTGCTGCTTTGACGTGCTGAGCATGCTTGCTCCTCCTCGGTCTGAATGCAGCCCCCTCGAAGGTAAATTTAGATAAATCATGTTGTTCCTGCTATCAGACCCCAAAGCTCTGATTTAGAGTGTGTTTTCTCTAGAAGAGTTCAGCTTGTGGTTTAAATGAGTCATCCCAAGCATCCTCGGCCATCGGCTGCAGATCCCATTATTTGTTCTGCTGCAGGGgtaatgattaatttctgatTTCAGCTGTTTCTGCACATACACACGAGCGTGAGAGAGAAGGAGTCACTGTTGGTTAAGAGGAAGTTTTTATGTTACAAAATATTAAGATGGATAtaatatttctttgtgtttatggtTTGATGTaaccaataaataaaactgattttgaatttaagctgCTGTTTATTGAAGGACGCAGTAAATACAATCTATGCATTAAattcatgcatgttttttttaaactgtttacatttaaaaatacaatttatttatttaataaaacatttgatCTGATCAttccttttgatttttttcccctgtgaaCTCACAAATGACCGTTTACTGTTCAAGAGGTtcaaaatcataaaataaaagttactATATGTGGCATTTTGAAACCTCCACCttatttgacacacacacacacacaccacacacacacacacacacacacacacacacacacacacacaccacacacacacacacacacaacacacacacacacagggcagcTGCTCACAGTATTTAAACTAACGTACACTGTTTATTGTTCTGTTTGAGTGCAGCAGGTGGGAGCAGAGAACAGAAACTCACTTGTTTCTCCAGGCAGCCTGTGGCTGATGCTGGatcagcaggaggagcagagtGTGAGGGACACTTAAATGCTTATATACACTATACTGACAATGTagtcactcacccattcaaatcactgaattcaggtattTTCAGGTGTATAAACCGAGCACCTAGgcctgcagactgcttctacaaacattagtgaaagaatgggtcgttctCAGGAGTGGGCTCggcccttagttccagtcaaagaaacctcttaatgcttcagcataccaagacatttgggacaatttgatgctcccaactctgtgggaacagtttggggatggccccttcctgttccaacatggctgcacaccagagcacaaagcagctccataaagacatggatgatccagtttggtgtggaagaacttgactggcctgcacagagtcctgacctcagcctgatagaacacctttgggatgaattagagcggagactgtgagccaggccttctctccaacatcagtgtctgacctcacagatgtgcttctggaagaatggtcagaaattcccataaacactcctaaacctgtggaaagacttcccagaagagctgaagctgttatagctgcaaagggtgggcccacatcatattaaagcctctggattaagaatggatgtaaTCTGTGTGATTGTGAAATAGCTTCTTTCAGCTTCACTAGGACTTCAAACTGATAAGTCCAACAAACATGTGAGAACCAGTTTAACAGAAGTGCAGTATTTCCTCTGGGGGCATGTACAGTTTGGTGGCTGTGCTGGAAACCTTTCAAATCTGTGTTACACACTCTTTTAAactaaagggttaaaacatgtTAGGATCTGTCTCCAAACCTGTTGGAGATCTTCATGAATGAACAAGATGAAATATTTGTCTCAGTGAGCACACATATGAGGACAAACAGAATTTGTCCACCTAACTTCTCAGGTCATAtttttgtgttgaaaaataTGGACTAAACTACCAGTGACAGAAGAAATAAATGGCACACTGATGCGAAAGTGTAGCAGATCCACCTCTGTGTCACTTTCTTGTGGGTCTCAGCAGAGCTTCAGGTCATGAGCCTCAAACTGAGATTTAAATAAGCTGTTGGCTGTCAGATCATTCATtggagtccaaagacatgtacttagtggggttaggttatttgttcatgggtgtgaatgtgagtatgaataaCTTTACATATAAGCATGTTTTTTTGGCCATGCACATGACCAAATGCCGCTTCTCCACCCTTGAAAtgctctgctgggccttttctGCAGCTACCTTGAGGAGTTGCTTGTTTGTACAGGTCTTAACATCAATAAACATTCCTGAACTCATTCCACTGTCATCCGTACATGTCATAACACGGGTACCACCTAGATCTGACAGATGATATAGTGTGCTTCTGATCCAGAGTCAAGAGATTCAAGagactttatttgccatttgtactCGCACCAAGGTTTGGGTACATAGGAATTATTGTGCAGAGCTCTTGAATAACAGTgcacaaaatataaattaaataaatatatacacataaatatatatacatgtacaaAGATATAAAAAATAGGAAATAGCTGTgcaagatgtaaaaaaaatgtagatgGGAAAAAATCAAATATCATAGATGGCGCTCCTCAGTGTGCGACATCGCAGAGCCCTCAGAGTGAGACTTTagctttgtttattattttcactGATCTTCACACTTAGAGTTAATGGCACAATGCGAGTAAACATCAACTATGACCGAGCAACCTTGTTCCCGCTGGAAGTGAGTAATCAGAGCTTAATTTCTGATACAAGTGTACTGGACTCTTTTCTGAACTGCTCACGATGCCAGGTCAAGCCACAGCAGGGGTCACGGCTGAGGAAAACAGGCCGAGGAGGCGAGCGGGTGGTAGAAGGGGGTTGGTTTAGGGTTAGTAAGAAGGTGGGGTTTAGGGTAGATGTTAGAAGGAGAGGAATTGACCGGAAGCTCTGCTACCTGGTGTTAGCAAAGGCAGGCTAACTCTCCTGGTCATATTGTTCATATTGTTCCGTTCGTGCAGATCGGGACTGCTCATACTGGGCTTCTGAACACATGGCTTGGTAAGGATACACTGGCTAGAAATGCATACAAACCCAAACCCCATTCCCAATGCTGCCTCAGCCCTGAACTCTTCACCCTATACACCCACAACTGAGTGTCCAACATGGACAACACAGTCATCATCAAATACATGGATGACACCACCATCCTGGGCCAATCAAGGGTAGGGACGAGACAGGGTACAGGGCTAGAGTGACTGACGCACACTGGTCtacagagaggaaaacaaactaATCCCCAATTTAGAAAAGACAACAGAATAATCACTGATTAAGGAAGAAAAGCTCTCAaactgccccccaccccccaccacccaccccaaccccccccccccccacccccacccctcaccATCAGGGGCACTGAAGTGGTGAGAGCGGAGACCACAAGTCCTCGGCCTTCGTGTGTCATTGATCTGAGCTGGTCGGCAAACACTGCAAGCACAGTGAAAAAGGCCCAGAGTGGCTGCACTTCATCAGACTGCTCAGGAAGGCTGGGCTGAGCTGCCCCCCTCACACAAGCCTACAGGGGCCTGCTGGAGAGCATCCTCACCACTGACATCTCAGTGTGGTATGGCAACAAGGCTCTCCAGAGAgctgtaaaaactgaaaaagttaTCAGGACTAAACAGCATTGCAAAAAAGAGGGTACAGCACATCATCAGAGACCCACACCAccctgcccactttctcctctGGCCCAAACACGCAGCATCCAGCCTGAGGGAAagcagagcagacagcagcatcaCAAAGAGGACCAGATCCCATAAAAGATTCTTTCCTGCCACAGTCACACTGATGGCATCCCAGAACCAGAGTAAAGGACCGTTCACAACCAAAATCCACTGTGCAATATTTCTCATACAACTAAAagtgcaacattttatttactgaaatAACATTCATTGGTGCAATATCTGTTTGAGCTACATGTGCAATATACACTTCATTATCTGTGCAAAATCCACTGTGTTTGTAATAGTGTGCACAGTCTCCAATAACCGGGTACTCTGTAATCTATATTCATCAGGAGCACCGGATAAGAAATCATCCTTTTcctatatgtatttatatttatctatatattcatttattttatatttgttactCGAGAGCTCTCTGTACCCGAGCCTTGGGTGCGagtacaaatggcaaataaagtctCTTGATCACGAGCTGTTCCTTTTCTTGTCCACACCCCTCTCCTCCCATCTTTCTGGTAcgacttcattttgtttttatctgtcCAACGTTTCAGCCAGAGCCGGGCAGCAGAGATCCAGAGGTATCGCTAACTGCCTGCTGACCAATCGGTTCACAGGAAAATAGCATCACCAGATCCTTCAGACCATGGTTCGTGGTAAGTAATGTttgatcccacaggtattttacctctgtgacagccactccgtttcatagggtccagGCCACACCTGAAGCGCGGTCTTACCCTCTTCTGATAGTtgtgacactacttaagctgtggtgGGGCTGTTCGTCTGGTTCTACTGCCAATATACCTATCATCTGCCCCTCTTCCTCTTTACTCCGATGCTCCTGGTCAGGAAGGCAAACACAGCCAGGCCCGAAGCAAAGTCCAGATAGTTTTAACAGCCAGCCCctttgatcagtgcacttgtaaCCGACCAGAAATCTTTTATCGGTTTGGAAAAATAAACCTAAGGGACATATGTTTAAGTTGAAGTGGACTTCATAcgactagtgtgtccaaatCCGGATTTCTCGTACTGGAATCCATATCTGCTTTTTCCTCAGCTCCCTGCGCGTCGGGTCAGCTCCGGCATGGCCTAGTGCCTCATGCACTGCTTCCGTTACCCCCTTCACGCAGTCTTTCGGGACAATCTTACCCCTGGGGGTGTTATCCCACTTCCCGATCCCGACAAAGACAATTTTCCTCATCAAACattttttatgcatgtttttgctTATCAGTAAGAAATTTGGGTTCTTATGAACCTTCATGTGTTggttgtaattttaaaaaattctcaGTTTTAGTGTTCTGTCATCACGATGCTAAATCAGGGCACCCATCTGTACAAACATTTGCAGGTAGACTCAAtctgaattatgtttttatatttagtttttaatgGACGTTAGACCATTAAGcaccagcagctgctgttgtgcAGTATTTTAAAATGAGAATGTGTGATTCATTGCATTATTTCCAGAGAGACAAAAGTGTCagggttttgggtttttttctccaACAACAGCTATCTGACTTCCTTCACCCCAGGCTGCAATCAGGCTAAGTGATCACATGAAGCTTTCTAAATTGACAGTCTAGTTGGCAGTTCtggttttttttacagtgtgcacACACTTGTGCTTAAACAAAAGCTGTGCGCTCTGCTGGTGCCCAGCATTAAGTCTGCTGTGTAGCCCGGGTGCTCTGTAGTCTGTGTGAGCGCCACTGCACCCTGAACTTCTCTgccccacctctcctcctgGAGATGGAGgtgtaaatcttttttttttttcagtgtgactCATTTGAAAGAGCAGAAGCcagtgtcacattgttgtcatggaacagctgtgtggcaggcagagaaggacccaaatgcaggacttggAGGACGATGATTCGACTTAAACTTAGCTTTTATTCGCAGGGAGAAATACTAAATAAACACAAGGCTGGAGCCAGAAATACATTAACCAGGAAACAACTGAGGAGgacacaaacaacacacacatgaggtaatcagggagagtggagacagcaggggaCAACAGGTGACCTAAATCACCTgacaagacaagggaagcaaaactgaaaaacaaagcacacgatgcagggactgtcaaaataaaacaggaagtgagtaaacacagaaacagacagcaCGGGGAGGCGGGTACACAGAGGACACGAGGAAGTAAAACCagatacaaaacacaagagacaaagaacacagagggacaaaacagacaccgGGAACAGAGGAAACAGAGCTGACATGGAGAACACGGGGAACCAGGGGAACCAGGGGTTAAGAACAAATAAACTGGAACCAAGAACAGAACACAAAACTAAACCAAGTATGTCCaaggaaagaaacaaagaaaccaaacagGGATTACTGCGAAAGGTACACaactcaaaactgcaaaaaccccaCAATAAACTGAGAATCAGAGAcatgaacagaaacagtgagtCACAGAGTCAGGATCATACAATGTGAAGTCAAACCCGACTGTAATACaagaaaatgtttccatt
This is a stretch of genomic DNA from Archocentrus centrarchus isolate MPI-CPG fArcCen1 chromosome 15, fArcCen1, whole genome shotgun sequence. It encodes these proteins:
- the LOC115793323 gene encoding LOW QUALITY PROTEIN: ankyrin repeat domain-containing protein 1 (The sequence of the model RefSeq protein was modified relative to this genomic sequence to represent the inferred CDS: inserted 1 base in 1 codon; substituted 1 base at 1 genomic stop codon), with amino-acid sequence MGLLSVEELVTGKRSEGIEADDFQGGVYEAAVNQEKQDDRRSRRELGVSGRLSEESDSGGEQEEVSVAALNIKSGRLKLETVDDLFQHPASXGRNGERGRPPVHKKEQPEPETVPEMVDEQLFLTAAMENKLPVVEKYLSDGGNPDASDNFQRTALHKASFKGHVEVMKRLLEAGAVMEKKDKLEATAVHWDCRGGSLPALQLLLDRGAKFTSRDKVSLPLHVAVRTGHCECAEHLIHCGADLNAKDRDGDTPMHDXVRINRFKMIKLLMMYGPVFIQRLCEMENSDETLYSWQKWSQSLLCNFSEEKPDQ